CTAACAACGCCAACCGACGTCCCAGTCAAAATTTCTCGGACTTCAAGTTCCACGAAAGAATCAAAAATATGACACAAGTTAGATTCGACGAGGATGAACTCAACTTACTAAAGCTTGGGCTGAAATTCTCCTTTGAAAGAACGAACGCTCCTCCACAGCGCCGATTACAGCTGAAGGAATTTTCCGTGGAGTTAGACGTTATCTTGGAAAACATATGTAAAGATGATCAACATCGGAATGATGTAAGAAACGAGCTTCTCAAGCACATCCAACCTCTCCCAGCTAGACCTGCTAAAATTCATAACAACACCCCCCACAGCTCCGGTACCAGAAGACCATTCCCATCTGTTCTAAAATCCGTTAAAGAAAAAATAGAAACTCACAACCTGATAATTACAAAAGCCGACAAAGGCAATTGCTTGGTCATTTTGGACAAACACGTCTAcattgaaaaaactgaaaatttccttgACTCGGAGAACTTTAAAACACTGGAACACTCTCCCCAGCCAACTTTAATGAAGAAGTTTAAAACATACTTGAAGGCATGCGACGAGTTTTTGTCCGAATTTAACGCTCCAAAAAACCTCATTCCTAGCAATCCAAGCGTACCAAAGCTATACGGTCTTCCTAAAATTCATAAGTTGAACGTCCCAATTAGACCTGTCGTAAGTTTTGTCAACACACCAGTCTATACGCTCTCTAAGTTCATGTTATCTGTCTTGAAAAGATTGTGCAGTTTCGAGCCTGAGTTTACCGTCAAGAACTCACTTTGTCTGGTTGAAAAACTTAGGGATCTTAGGCCGGGCACCGATTGCCTCATGATTTCCTTTGACGTGACCAACCTTTTCACTTGTACCCCCAAAGACGAGAGCGTGAAAATCGTGAACCAGTTTCTTATAAGTCAGCAGATTCCCGAACAAACCCGCATTGATGTCATCACTCTCCTCAATTTCTGCCTTTCACAAGACTATTTCTTGTTCAACAAAAAGTTCTTCCAACAACTAGACGGACTGGGGATGGGAAATCCACTTTCACCTTTCATCGCAGACGCATTTATGGATTTTGTGGAAAAGATAATCCTCACACGGTTTAGCCATGTTATTTTACACTGGTCGAGATACGTCGATGACGTCTTCGTCCTCATCAGAGAATCTTTGATGTCTCCAACTGAACTTCTCCATGAGATTAACAAAATACACCCAAATATCAAATTTACCTTAGAAGTTGAAACCCAGGGATCAATCGACTTCCTTGACTTGACCATCAGTAGAAGCGAGGAGAGTTTCTCTTACAAGATCTTCCATAAACCCACACAGACCGATGTACTTATACATGCAGACTCCAACCATCCGAGGTCGCATAAAATGGCCGCTTTTCACTCTTTCGCCAATAGACTCCTGTCAGTTCCCATGACCGAATTTGACTATGAAGCCGAACTGAACATCATACAGCAGTTGGCTCAGAACAACGGTTACAACCCCTCCATAATCACTTCTCTAATCGAGAAGATCAAGAGAAGGAATCTAGTGAGGATCGCCTATCCGTCCGTTCCCGACAGCGCACCCGCCAGAAAATTCTTCTCCCTCCCTTTCATCAACACAAGAACTTATGAGGGTTCAGTTAAAATCCTCAAACGCGCTTTCCCAGACATTGAAATATCCGCAAAAACAACTAACACTCTGGGCCTCCACTTGATTAATACAAAGGACAAAACCCATGACCTGGAAAGGAGTGGAATATATAGATTGGGCTGTGGCGACTGTGAAGCTACCTACATCGGTAGAACCTTTAGGCAGTTAAAGACTAGAATATCCGAACATCTGAGATATCCCGACAAGTCAGTTTTTGGACATCATGTCAAGTTCAATAATCACGCATTCAGTCCACAGGGGAACTCCAAGATTATCCTGAGGACAGACACCAAAAACCTAACAAGACTTGACTTTTTAGAGAATATTCATATAGAAgacgaaattatgaaaaatgacaAATGCTTGAATATTCAAACGAACTTGAACCTAAATAAATCTTACATCCCattattcaagaaaatttaaaaaattatataaaatgtTCGACTTCCTGCTCTACCTGTTTTGCGTGTATCTGTGTTATTGACTGATTAGTGTTGTTTCACCTGTTTCGATGTTCCGGTTGTTTTCGTTTCATGATTTTGTAAGGTTAGGTCCAGTAGTAGAATTACGAATTATTGTGCTGATGGCAAAAACCGAAAATGTTACCATCCTTAACGTCAATTGTAATCATTTAGATACTCTTTATTATTAGTTTGACATGTAAGTTATAGACTGACCCAGACGTTCTTGGGACCTTTAATGTTTATGTGTTTCAGTGGTACTGAAGATGGTTACCCTATTGTAGCCGAAAACGTTTtaccaaaaaataaaatatacttgctGAGATACAAACTCCTTGACTTCATCTTAGAATTTTCCAAGTACACAGCTTTAGATACTTCCTCATACATATCACGCTATGGTGCACTTAGCTGTTAAATATAAGAGTCTATCCATCAGAAGATCTGAAATTCGTATCGACGTTTGGTTTTTACACAGGTGCATGTTCAATGGAGTTACTCCAACGTTTGCCGTTGTGAGAGCCTCAAAGAATGTACCCATCAGTGACAGACTTTACTTAGAACACAAGATTTTGAGGCGTAATATTAGAAAACACTACAGAAGACTGCAAGAGATCGATTGCAACATGAAGATCACCTACGACCTCATGAGGGAGGAAATGGACTTTGAAGAGATCCAGGACATACTTCGGAGAGTGTCCATCTGTGTGGAGTACAGAAGGGAAATGAAGTTTTCCAAGGTAAGCAGGAAGTTGAACAATCTAATTTCTCGTAAGAACTTCAAAACTAACAACGCCAACCGACGTCCCAGTCAAAATTTCTCGGACTTCAAGTTCCACGAAAGAATCAAAAATATGACACAAGTTAGATTCGACGAGGATGAACTCAACTTACTAAAGCTTGGGCTGAAATTCTCCTTTGAAAGAACGAACGCTCCTCCACAGCGCCGATTACAGCTGAAAGAATTTTCCGTGGAGTTAGACGTTATCTTGGAAAACATATGTAAAGATGATCAACATCGGAATGATGTAAGAAACGAGCTTCTCAAGCACATCCAACCTCTCCCAGCTAGACCTGCTAAAATTCATAACAACACCCCCCACAGCTCCGGTACC
This genomic stretch from Coccinella septempunctata chromosome 7, icCocSept1.1, whole genome shotgun sequence harbors:
- the LOC123317626 gene encoding uncharacterized protein LOC123317626; protein product: MVHLAVKYKSLSIRRSEIRIDVWFLHRCMFNGVTPTFAVVRASKNVPISDRLYLEHKILRRNIRKHYRRLQEIDCNMKITYDLMREEMDFEEIQDILRRVSICVEYRREMKFSKVSRKLNNLISRKNFKTNNANRRPSQNFSDFKFHERIKNMTQVRFDEDELNLLKLGLKFSFERTNAPPQRRLQLKEFSVELDVILENICKDDQHRNDVRNELLKHIQPLPARPAKIHNNTPHSSGTRRPFPSVLKSVKEKIETHNLIITKADKGNCLVILDKHVYIEKTENFLDSENFKTLEHSPQPTLMKKFKTYLKACDEFLSEFNAPKNLIPSNPSVPKLYGLPKIHKLNVPIRPVVSFVNTPVYTLSKFMLSVLKRLCSFEPEFTVKNSLCLVEKLRDLRPGTDCLMISFDVTNLFTCTPKDESVKIVNQFLISQQIPEQTRIDVITLLNFCLSQDYFLFNKKFFQQLDGLGMGNPLSPFIADAFMDFVEKIILTRFSHVILHWSRYVDDVFVLIRESLMSPTELLHEINKIHPNIKFTLEVETQGSIDFLDLTISRSEESFSYKIFHKPTQTDVLIHADSNHPRSHKMAAFHSFANRLLSVPMTEFDYEAELNIIQQLAQNNGYNPSIITSLIEKIKRRNLTLKYPQKQLTLWAST